Proteins encoded by one window of Kribbella flavida DSM 17836:
- a CDS encoding ABC transporter ATP-binding protein, translating to MAVAEQAAPTPAAVPPAGEAVPTVIADNVNIIYKVAAGSGGKGTAATAFRRILKRQDRPTIREVHAVKNVSFTAYKGDAIGLIGRNGSGKSTLLRAIAGLLPPASGAIYTGGQPSLLGVNAAMMNDLTGDRNVVLGCLAMGMSAEEIEQRYDEIVEFSGIGDFIDLPMSTYSSGMSARLKFAIASAKTHDILLVDEALATGDAEFRVRSEQKIKDLRDQAGTVFLVSHSLDVVLDTCNRAIWLDKGVLRMDGDVKEVVDAYNKEATGKR from the coding sequence ATGGCCGTGGCTGAACAGGCAGCTCCGACGCCGGCGGCGGTGCCGCCGGCCGGTGAAGCTGTCCCGACGGTGATCGCGGACAACGTCAACATCATCTACAAGGTCGCGGCCGGCTCCGGCGGCAAGGGCACCGCGGCGACCGCCTTCCGGCGGATCCTGAAGCGCCAGGACCGGCCCACCATCCGCGAGGTGCACGCGGTCAAGAACGTCTCGTTCACCGCGTACAAGGGCGACGCGATCGGCCTGATCGGCCGCAACGGCTCCGGCAAGTCGACCCTGCTGCGGGCGATCGCGGGCCTGCTGCCGCCGGCCTCGGGTGCGATCTACACCGGCGGCCAGCCGTCCCTGCTGGGCGTCAACGCCGCGATGATGAACGACCTGACCGGTGACCGCAACGTCGTGCTGGGCTGTCTCGCGATGGGCATGAGCGCCGAGGAGATCGAGCAACGCTACGACGAGATCGTCGAGTTCTCCGGCATCGGCGACTTCATCGACCTGCCGATGTCGACGTACTCGTCGGGCATGTCGGCCCGGCTGAAGTTCGCGATCGCCTCGGCCAAGACCCACGACATCCTGCTCGTCGACGAGGCGCTGGCCACCGGCGACGCGGAGTTCCGGGTCCGGTCGGAGCAGAAGATCAAGGACCTGCGTGACCAGGCCGGCACGGTCTTCCTGGTCAGTCACTCGCTGGACGTCGTGCTGGACACCTGCAACCGGGCGATCTGGCTCGACAAGGGGGTGTTGCGGATGGACGGCGACGTCAAGGAAGTGGTCGACGCCTACAACAAGGAAGCCACCGGCAAGCGCTGA